A genomic window from Accipiter gentilis chromosome 1, bAccGen1.1, whole genome shotgun sequence includes:
- the DHRS3 gene encoding short-chain dehydrogenase/reductase 3 isoform X4 translates to MMGTECHYFICDVGNREEVYQQAKAVREKVGDITILVNNAAVVHGKSLMDSDDDALLKSQHINTLGQFWTTKAFLPRMLELQNGHIVCLNSVLALSAIPGAIDYCTSKASSFAFMESLTLGLLDCPGVNATTVLPFHTSTEMFQGMRIRFPNLFPPLKPETVARRTVEAVQMNQAFLLLPWTMHVLVILKSILPQAALEEIHKFSGSYTCMNTFKGRT, encoded by the exons ATGATGGGGACGGAATGCCATTATTTCATTTGTGATGTAGGAAATCGAGAGGAGGTCTATCAGCAAGCCAAAGCTGTGAGGGAAAAG GTGGGTGATATCACTATCCTGGTGAACAATGCTGCTGTGGTCCATGGTAAGAGTCTGATGGACAGCGATGATGATGCACTGCTCAAATCGCAACATATAAACACCCTGGGACAGTTCTGG ACCACCAAAGCATTCCTGCCAAGGATGCTGGAGTTGCAGAATGGACACATTGTTTGCCTGAACTCTGTCCTGGCCTTGTCAGCCATCCCTGGTGCCATTGACTATTGCACCTCCAAAGCCTCGTCCTTTGCCTTTATGGAGAGCCTGACCTTGGGGCTGCTAGACTGTCCTGGAGTGAATGCCACAACAGTCCTGCCCTTCCACACGAGCACAGAGATGTTTCAGGGCATGAGAATCAG GTTCCCtaatctttttcctcctctcaagcCAGAGACAGTGGCTAGGAGGACCGTAGAAGCTGTTCAGATGAATCAAGCCTTCCTGCTCCTTCCATGGACAATGCATGTTCTTGTCATCCTAAAAAG catTCTCCCTCAGGCAGCACTTGAAGAAATCCACAAGTTTTCTGGAAGCTACACTTGCATGAACACTTTTAAAGGACGAACATAG
- the DHRS3 gene encoding short-chain dehydrogenase/reductase 3 isoform X2, translated as MNQIILWGRTEKCLKETTEEIRMMGTECHYFICDVGNREEVYQQAKAVREKVGDITILVNNAAVVHGKSLMDSDDDALLKSQHINTLGQFWTTKAFLPRMLELQNGHIVCLNSVLALSAIPGAIDYCTSKASSFAFMESLTLGLLDCPGVNATTVLPFHTSTEMFQGMRIRFPNLFPPLKPETVARRTVEAVQMNQAFLLLPWTMHVLVILKSILPQAALEEIHKFSGSYTCMNTFKGRT; from the exons ATCATCCTGTGGGGTCGAACTGAGAAATGCCTGAAGGAGACCACAGAGGAAATCAGGATGATGGGGACGGAATGCCATTATTTCATTTGTGATGTAGGAAATCGAGAGGAGGTCTATCAGCAAGCCAAAGCTGTGAGGGAAAAG GTGGGTGATATCACTATCCTGGTGAACAATGCTGCTGTGGTCCATGGTAAGAGTCTGATGGACAGCGATGATGATGCACTGCTCAAATCGCAACATATAAACACCCTGGGACAGTTCTGG ACCACCAAAGCATTCCTGCCAAGGATGCTGGAGTTGCAGAATGGACACATTGTTTGCCTGAACTCTGTCCTGGCCTTGTCAGCCATCCCTGGTGCCATTGACTATTGCACCTCCAAAGCCTCGTCCTTTGCCTTTATGGAGAGCCTGACCTTGGGGCTGCTAGACTGTCCTGGAGTGAATGCCACAACAGTCCTGCCCTTCCACACGAGCACAGAGATGTTTCAGGGCATGAGAATCAG GTTCCCtaatctttttcctcctctcaagcCAGAGACAGTGGCTAGGAGGACCGTAGAAGCTGTTCAGATGAATCAAGCCTTCCTGCTCCTTCCATGGACAATGCATGTTCTTGTCATCCTAAAAAG catTCTCCCTCAGGCAGCACTTGAAGAAATCCACAAGTTTTCTGGAAGCTACACTTGCATGAACACTTTTAAAGGACGAACATAG
- the DHRS3 gene encoding short-chain dehydrogenase/reductase 3 isoform X3 — protein sequence MNLIILWGRTEKCLKETTEEIRMMGTECHYFICDVGNREEVYQQAKAVREKVGDITILVNNAAVVHGKSLMDSDDDALLKSQHINTLGQFWTTKAFLPRMLELQNGHIVCLNSVLALSAIPGAIDYCTSKASSFAFMESLTLGLLDCPGVNATTVLPFHTSTEMFQGMRIRFPNLFPPLKPETVARRTVEAVQMNQAFLLLPWTMHVLVILKSILPQAALEEIHKFSGSYTCMNTFKGRT from the exons ATGAACCTG ATCATCCTGTGGGGTCGAACTGAGAAATGCCTGAAGGAGACCACAGAGGAAATCAGGATGATGGGGACGGAATGCCATTATTTCATTTGTGATGTAGGAAATCGAGAGGAGGTCTATCAGCAAGCCAAAGCTGTGAGGGAAAAG GTGGGTGATATCACTATCCTGGTGAACAATGCTGCTGTGGTCCATGGTAAGAGTCTGATGGACAGCGATGATGATGCACTGCTCAAATCGCAACATATAAACACCCTGGGACAGTTCTGG ACCACCAAAGCATTCCTGCCAAGGATGCTGGAGTTGCAGAATGGACACATTGTTTGCCTGAACTCTGTCCTGGCCTTGTCAGCCATCCCTGGTGCCATTGACTATTGCACCTCCAAAGCCTCGTCCTTTGCCTTTATGGAGAGCCTGACCTTGGGGCTGCTAGACTGTCCTGGAGTGAATGCCACAACAGTCCTGCCCTTCCACACGAGCACAGAGATGTTTCAGGGCATGAGAATCAG GTTCCCtaatctttttcctcctctcaagcCAGAGACAGTGGCTAGGAGGACCGTAGAAGCTGTTCAGATGAATCAAGCCTTCCTGCTCCTTCCATGGACAATGCATGTTCTTGTCATCCTAAAAAG catTCTCCCTCAGGCAGCACTTGAAGAAATCCACAAGTTTTCTGGAAGCTACACTTGCATGAACACTTTTAAAGGACGAACATAG